A single Natrinema pellirubrum DSM 15624 DNA region contains:
- a CDS encoding DUF3900 domain-containing protein yields MLAQTVEGDNIKENLKTLASWYLQTDYAQSGLLLVTRFHSHGDQQVGIIKAPFVDDIYEPDDEDILNELNEVIKGDLKKGILYPRITPDGECRWDEVCLYQKQGSSSRYPKHWFQYLHLKPNPTSEEILSEMFEEEENELSEAESTEEFDEIVDNIDDITEEAEVSIKIGGREVKIEIGEILRRDRVHLVESEEGYHLVISGDEPTIRFYDNRRGEYREVLKGIESFDSIDDIIS; encoded by the coding sequence TTGCTTGCCCAAACCGTTGAAGGGGACAATATTAAAGAAAATCTTAAGACACTGGCTAGTTGGTATTTACAGACAGATTATGCACAGTCCGGGTTACTTCTGGTCACGCGTTTCCACTCACATGGTGATCAACAGGTAGGAATAATCAAAGCGCCATTTGTTGATGATATCTACGAGCCAGATGACGAAGATATACTTAATGAACTCAACGAGGTTATTAAGGGGGATTTGAAGAAAGGGATCCTCTACCCGAGAATAACTCCAGATGGGGAATGTAGGTGGGACGAAGTATGTCTCTATCAAAAACAAGGGAGTAGCAGTAGATACCCCAAACACTGGTTCCAATACCTCCATCTAAAGCCTAATCCTACATCTGAGGAGATCCTTTCCGAAATGTTTGAAGAAGAGGAAAATGAATTGAGTGAGGCAGAATCGACTGAGGAGTTTGATGAAATAGTGGATAATATCGACGATATTACTGAGGAAGCAGAGGTTTCTATTAAAATAGGCGGACGAGAAGTGAAAATAGAGATTGGTGAGATACTTCGAAGAGATCGAGTTCATTTAGTGGAAAGTGAAGAGGGATACCATTTGGTGATTTCAGGAGATGAGCCAACAATAAGGTTCTATGATAATCGTCGGGGCGAATATCGCGAAGTCCTGAAGGGAATTGAATCCTTTGATTCGATTGATGATATCATATCATGA
- a CDS encoding IS66-like element ISNpe8 family transposase gives MSWDDLSKDELLSRFLQMEERIDELEEKIAQKDKRIEEQNERIEEQQERIEEQQERIEELETRLRKYENPHTPPSKRRSGTDESPTSQDDEDDDVRTDGGTPGRKDGHNPEWRSPPDPDEEIEVTSDCCPECGDHFDESVGVSPRLVEEVPDPQPPEVTQYNRHRYQCDSCGTETVATHPDCPDEGQFGVNVIAQSALSRYDHRLPYRKITDRFEQLHGLELSGASAWHATERAARAGRCEYEQIRREIQEAEIVHVDETGIKRDGDQAWIWTFRTDEHTLYAVRESRGSDVPAEVLGEDFAGTVICDGWTAYPAFSSTLQRCWAHLLREAEDVASDHEEAEPVYRYLKQMFVGLQSWLETDPDPRARAQMHRACQDGLRSLVERSVTDEPVATLLGKIEGGLDHWLTFVGEPAVSPTNNAAENALREPVVLRKIIGTLRNDRGMFVHETILSLLATWRQQGRNPYEELTRVVHDNEMISREQTVPVVETSG, from the coding sequence ATGAGCTGGGACGATCTCTCCAAGGACGAACTCCTCTCGCGGTTTCTCCAGATGGAGGAGCGAATCGACGAGCTGGAAGAGAAGATTGCCCAGAAGGACAAGCGGATCGAGGAACAGAACGAACGGATCGAAGAGCAGCAAGAGCGGATCGAAGAGCAGCAAGAGCGGATCGAAGAACTCGAAACACGTCTCCGGAAGTACGAGAATCCACACACTCCACCCAGTAAGCGACGGTCGGGGACCGACGAGTCCCCGACCTCGCAGGACGACGAAGACGACGATGTCCGAACTGATGGTGGTACTCCCGGTCGAAAGGACGGTCACAACCCGGAGTGGCGCTCTCCGCCCGATCCTGATGAAGAAATCGAGGTCACCTCTGACTGTTGTCCCGAGTGTGGCGACCACTTCGACGAGTCGGTGGGCGTCAGCCCCCGACTCGTCGAGGAAGTCCCGGATCCACAGCCACCAGAAGTCACCCAGTACAACCGACACCGCTACCAATGCGACTCCTGTGGAACTGAGACGGTTGCGACTCACCCCGACTGCCCCGATGAGGGGCAGTTCGGGGTGAACGTCATCGCGCAATCTGCCCTGTCACGGTACGATCACCGCCTTCCCTACCGGAAAATCACGGACCGCTTCGAGCAACTTCACGGACTCGAACTCTCAGGTGCATCCGCGTGGCACGCGACCGAGCGCGCTGCGCGCGCCGGTCGCTGTGAGTACGAGCAGATCCGTCGAGAGATTCAGGAGGCTGAAATCGTCCACGTTGACGAAACCGGCATCAAGCGTGACGGTGACCAAGCGTGGATCTGGACGTTTCGGACGGACGAGCATACGCTGTACGCGGTCAGAGAGAGTCGTGGGAGTGATGTTCCCGCGGAAGTCCTTGGCGAGGACTTCGCGGGAACGGTCATCTGTGATGGGTGGACGGCGTATCCAGCGTTCAGCAGTACGCTTCAGCGGTGCTGGGCACATCTTCTCCGGGAGGCTGAAGACGTTGCTAGTGACCACGAGGAGGCAGAACCGGTGTACCGGTATCTCAAGCAGATGTTCGTCGGTCTCCAGTCGTGGCTGGAGACCGACCCAGATCCTCGTGCGAGAGCACAGATGCATCGAGCGTGTCAGGACGGCCTCAGATCGCTCGTTGAGCGGTCAGTGACCGACGAACCAGTGGCAACACTCCTCGGGAAGATCGAAGGTGGACTCGACCACTGGCTCACCTTCGTCGGTGAGCCAGCGGTCTCCCCGACGAACAATGCCGCAGAAAACGCCCTTCGTGAACCTGTTGTTCTCCGGAAAATCATCGGAACACTCCGGAACGACCGTGGCATGTTCGTTCACGAGACGATCTTGTCCCTGCTGGCGACGTGGCGCCAGCAGGGACGCAACCCATACGAGGAACTTACGCGGGTTGTCCACGACAACGAAATGATCTCACGAGAGCAGACTGTGCCGGTTGTTGAGACCTCGGGGTAA
- a CDS encoding DUF502 domain-containing protein, which produces MADPASSVKRLFINGVVITIPLVATLLVVSIVLNFILGALAPVIAGITYVWPDEPPVPVIQFATLASVIGVFLLVGLVAEYTPGTYLSKRVHATMETIPGVSTVYESVRRASKLLVEDESDQFQDVKLVEFPHEGAYMLGFLTAETPPMVEASAGEDEMVTLMVPLAPNPATNGYVMHMPAEKVHEVDLTVEEAFRSIATLGVAADSLGEAKAGD; this is translated from the coding sequence ATGGCCGATCCTGCCTCGAGCGTCAAGCGGTTGTTCATCAACGGGGTCGTCATCACGATTCCGCTGGTTGCGACGCTACTGGTTGTCTCGATCGTCCTCAATTTCATCCTCGGGGCCCTCGCACCGGTGATCGCGGGGATCACCTACGTCTGGCCCGACGAGCCGCCGGTGCCGGTGATCCAGTTCGCGACGCTCGCGTCGGTGATCGGGGTCTTCCTGCTAGTCGGACTGGTCGCGGAATACACTCCCGGAACCTACCTCTCCAAGCGGGTCCACGCGACGATGGAGACGATCCCCGGCGTCAGCACCGTCTACGAGAGCGTTCGCCGCGCCAGCAAACTGCTCGTCGAGGACGAGTCCGACCAGTTCCAGGACGTGAAACTCGTCGAGTTTCCCCACGAGGGTGCGTACATGCTCGGCTTTCTCACGGCCGAGACACCCCCCATGGTCGAGGCCAGCGCGGGCGAGGACGAGATGGTGACGCTGATGGTCCCGCTCGCGCCCAACCCCGCCACGAACGGCTACGTCATGCACATGCCCGCCGAGAAGGTCCACGAGGTGGACCTGACCGTCGAGGAGGCGTTCCGGTCGATCGCGACGCTCGGCGTGGCCGCCGACAGCCTCGGCGAGGCCAAAGCCGGCGACTGA
- a CDS encoding LAGLIDADG family homing endonuclease has translation MAQAGNSELVDSFEQFFRNYYDSEIKQLAQQYPNEQRSLHVDWQDLYRFDPDLADDFINQPEQLQRYAEEALRLYDLPIDVSLGQAHVRVRNLPETESPEIREIRARDMNSLVQVHGIVRKATDVRPKIEEAAFECQLCGTLTRVPQSSGDFQEPHECQGCERQGPFRVNFDQSEFVDSQKLRVQESPEGLRGGETPQALDINIEDDITGEVTPGDHVSATGVLRLEQQGDQQDPSPVFDFYMEGMSVEIDEEQFEDMDITGEDKEEIVRLSSSEDIYEKMVASIAPSIYGYDQEKLSMILQLFSGVTKQLPDGSRIRGDLHMLLIGDPGTGKCVRGDTKVTLADGRDVPIRDLVESNLDNPKPIDDGWYDEIDIDVPSLQENGEIDPQRATKVWKREAPDRMYRLRTAGGRELEVTPSHPLFVQQDGRFTPIVADELNEGQFIATPRSVETNSDDTLEVDFRRSKSRNAVQLDLPEKWTPSLARLIGYIVAEGYVEQRDDQTGFVSITNNDREVLDDAANALADLGLNVTERDPHESKDARELLCSAGEFVSFLDTLAEQLLQSSDNQCVPDPIFRTTESIRSEFLKAFLEGEGHVSESQREITAASTSRELLENVRTLLLSLGIRSQLHDRQNGSYRLRISGDEFEKYVSNIGFVTQRKQRTARQYADTDGNTNLDIIPNLGTELRRIREALSITQAECGLPRSTYQHYERGSRNPSRDSLRRVVSAFEDALPKSEHPNEGAVLTDGGTVAKDVTALKQFADGDICWERIESIDEVDPDYDWVYDLEVDGTHNYISNGVVSHNSQMLAYIENIAPRAVYTSGKGSSSAGLTAAAVRDDFGDGQQWSLEAGALVLADQGIAAIDELDKMRPEDRSAMHEALEQQKISVSKAGINATLKSRCSLLGAANPKYGRFDQYEPISEQIDLEPALISRFDLIFTVTDTPDEEKDRNLAEHIITTNYAGELTTQREEMSSLEVSQGEIDEMTDQVDPEIDAELLRKYIAYAKQNCHPRMTEAARNAIRDFYVDLRSKGTDEDAAVPVTARKLEALVRLSEASARVRLSDTVEEADAERVIEIVRSCLQDVGVDPETGEFDADIVEAGTSKSQRDRIKNLKQLIGDIEEEYDDGAPVDIVMERAEEIGMDQSKAEHEIDKLKQKGEVYEPSTNTLRTT, from the coding sequence ATGGCGCAAGCGGGAAACTCCGAACTCGTCGACTCTTTCGAGCAGTTCTTCCGGAACTACTACGACAGCGAGATCAAGCAGCTTGCCCAGCAGTACCCCAACGAGCAGCGGTCGCTGCACGTCGACTGGCAGGACCTCTACCGGTTCGATCCCGATCTTGCCGACGACTTCATCAACCAGCCCGAACAGCTGCAACGATACGCCGAGGAGGCGCTGCGGCTGTACGACCTCCCGATCGACGTGAGCCTCGGGCAGGCCCACGTCCGCGTGCGGAACCTCCCGGAAACGGAGTCGCCCGAGATCCGCGAGATCCGCGCCCGCGATATGAACTCCCTCGTGCAGGTCCACGGCATCGTCCGCAAGGCCACCGACGTCCGCCCGAAGATCGAAGAGGCCGCCTTCGAGTGCCAGCTCTGTGGCACCCTCACGCGGGTCCCCCAGTCAAGCGGCGACTTCCAGGAACCCCACGAATGTCAGGGCTGTGAGCGGCAGGGTCCCTTCCGCGTGAACTTCGACCAGTCCGAGTTCGTCGACTCCCAGAAGCTCCGCGTCCAGGAGAGTCCCGAGGGACTCCGCGGCGGCGAGACGCCACAGGCCCTCGATATCAACATCGAGGACGACATCACCGGCGAGGTTACCCCCGGCGACCACGTCTCCGCGACCGGCGTTCTCCGCCTCGAGCAACAGGGCGACCAGCAGGACCCGTCGCCCGTCTTCGACTTCTACATGGAGGGCATGTCCGTCGAGATCGACGAAGAGCAGTTCGAGGACATGGATATTACCGGCGAGGACAAAGAGGAGATCGTCCGTCTCTCGAGTTCCGAAGACATCTACGAGAAGATGGTCGCCTCTATCGCCCCCTCGATCTACGGCTACGATCAGGAGAAGCTCTCGATGATCCTCCAGCTGTTTTCGGGCGTCACGAAGCAGTTACCCGATGGCTCGCGGATCCGGGGCGACCTCCATATGCTTCTGATCGGGGACCCCGGGACGGGGAAGTGCGTCCGCGGCGATACGAAGGTCACGCTCGCGGACGGCCGTGACGTGCCTATCCGCGACCTTGTCGAATCGAACCTCGACAATCCGAAACCGATCGATGACGGCTGGTACGACGAGATCGATATCGACGTCCCCTCCTTACAGGAAAACGGGGAGATCGATCCACAGCGTGCGACAAAGGTCTGGAAACGAGAGGCTCCCGACCGGATGTATCGACTCCGGACTGCAGGCGGGCGGGAACTCGAGGTGACACCGTCGCATCCCCTGTTCGTCCAACAGGACGGACGATTCACGCCGATCGTTGCTGATGAACTCAACGAGGGACAGTTTATCGCAACCCCACGAAGTGTCGAGACGAACAGCGACGATACCCTTGAAGTTGATTTCCGGCGATCCAAGTCCCGAAATGCGGTGCAGCTTGATTTGCCCGAGAAATGGACTCCATCACTGGCACGTCTAATCGGATACATCGTTGCAGAAGGATACGTCGAGCAGCGAGACGATCAGACAGGCTTCGTTTCGATTACGAACAACGATAGAGAAGTGTTAGATGACGCAGCGAATGCACTAGCGGACTTGGGGCTGAATGTTACTGAACGGGACCCGCATGAGTCCAAGGACGCACGCGAACTGCTCTGTTCAGCGGGCGAATTCGTAAGCTTCCTCGACACATTAGCAGAACAGCTTCTACAGTCCTCGGACAATCAATGCGTTCCCGATCCGATTTTCCGGACCACCGAGTCGATCAGATCCGAATTCCTCAAAGCGTTCCTCGAAGGAGAAGGGCACGTCTCGGAATCTCAACGAGAGATAACTGCTGCCTCGACGAGTCGTGAACTCCTCGAAAACGTGAGGACGCTGCTTCTCTCACTGGGGATTCGTTCACAGCTTCACGACCGACAGAACGGGAGTTACCGGCTCAGAATAAGCGGCGATGAATTCGAGAAATACGTTTCCAATATCGGGTTCGTAACCCAGCGGAAACAGCGGACCGCGCGACAGTACGCTGACACGGACGGGAACACCAATCTCGACATCATCCCGAATCTCGGAACGGAGCTTCGACGAATTCGTGAAGCGCTCTCGATCACACAGGCCGAATGTGGGCTCCCCCGGTCGACGTACCAGCATTACGAACGGGGATCACGAAATCCGAGCCGAGACAGTCTCCGCCGGGTCGTTTCGGCTTTCGAAGATGCGTTACCGAAAAGTGAACATCCGAACGAGGGCGCAGTTCTGACTGACGGAGGAACAGTAGCAAAGGACGTCACTGCTCTCAAGCAGTTCGCCGACGGAGATATCTGCTGGGAACGGATCGAGTCCATCGACGAAGTCGATCCCGATTACGACTGGGTATACGACCTCGAGGTCGACGGGACCCACAACTACATCTCGAACGGCGTCGTTTCGCACAACTCTCAGATGCTCGCATACATCGAGAACATCGCGCCGCGGGCCGTCTACACCTCCGGGAAGGGGAGCAGTTCGGCAGGTCTCACCGCCGCCGCCGTTCGCGACGACTTCGGCGACGGCCAGCAGTGGAGCCTCGAGGCCGGCGCGCTCGTCCTCGCCGATCAGGGGATCGCGGCCATCGACGAACTCGACAAGATGCGACCGGAAGACCGGTCGGCCATGCACGAGGCCTTAGAGCAACAGAAGATCTCCGTCTCGAAGGCCGGCATCAACGCCACGCTGAAGTCCCGGTGTTCGCTGCTGGGTGCGGCAAACCCCAAGTACGGCCGGTTCGACCAGTACGAACCGATCAGCGAGCAGATCGACCTCGAGCCGGCCCTGATCTCGCGGTTCGACCTGATCTTTACCGTGACGGACACGCCCGACGAGGAGAAAGACCGCAACCTCGCGGAACACATCATCACCACCAACTACGCCGGCGAGTTGACCACCCAGCGCGAGGAGATGTCCAGTCTCGAGGTCAGTCAGGGAGAGATCGACGAGATGACCGACCAGGTCGATCCGGAGATCGACGCCGAACTCCTGCGGAAATACATCGCCTACGCCAAGCAGAACTGCCACCCGCGGATGACCGAGGCGGCCCGCAACGCGATCCGGGATTTCTACGTCGATCTGCGCTCGAAAGGGACCGACGAGGACGCCGCGGTGCCGGTCACGGCCCGAAAGCTCGAGGCGCTCGTGCGGCTCTCGGAGGCCAGCGCCCGCGTGCGGCTCTCGGATACGGTCGAAGAGGCGGACGCCGAGCGGGTCATCGAGATCGTCCGCTCGTGTCTACAAGACGTCGGCGTCGACCCCGAGACCGGCGAGTTCGACGCTGACATCGTCGAAGCCGGGACCTCGAAATCCCAGCGCGATCGGATCAAGAACCTCAAACAGCTCATCGGGGACATCGAAGAGGAGTACGACGACGGCGCGCCGGTCGACATCGTCATGGAGCGGGCCGAGGAGATCGGCATGGACCAATCAAAGGCCGAACACGAGATCGACAAGCTCAAACAGAAAGGCGAGGTCTACGAACCGAGTACGAATACGCTCCGGACGACGTGA
- a CDS encoding transcription initiation factor IIB, producing the protein MADTAAVCPECDGRLRQRGTEIVCEDCGLVSGEDSIDRGPEWRSFEDEDTDRRRTGAPLTRSRHDRGLSTEIGYGSGSDSGYSSRLTGRKRRQIARLRREHNRARISSKVERNQVYGFAEIRRITASLSLPESAREQACALFESAQSEGLFQGRSLEGFAAAAIYATCRTRSIARTTDEIAETARADGDELSVAYDALNRELGLPTGPIDPAEYLPRYASKLEVGTAVEQRARDHVQTLLESGRIGGRNPSGVAAACLYKAAGEREDWPTLTQATAAEVADVAPVTIRSTVVDLRELGSAELVSAPSD; encoded by the coding sequence ATGGCAGATACGGCTGCAGTCTGTCCCGAATGCGATGGCAGATTACGGCAGAGAGGTACCGAAATCGTGTGTGAGGATTGCGGACTCGTCTCCGGCGAGGATTCGATCGATCGCGGCCCGGAATGGCGGTCCTTCGAGGACGAGGACACCGATCGACGACGGACCGGCGCGCCGCTTACCCGCTCGAGACACGATCGTGGGCTGTCGACGGAGATCGGCTACGGCTCCGGCTCCGATTCGGGATACAGCTCCCGGCTGACCGGCCGGAAGCGTCGACAGATCGCTCGCCTCCGAAGGGAACACAATCGCGCACGCATCTCCTCGAAAGTCGAACGGAATCAGGTCTACGGGTTCGCCGAAATCAGACGGATTACCGCCTCGCTCTCGCTGCCGGAATCGGCCAGAGAGCAGGCCTGTGCCCTCTTCGAGTCCGCACAGTCCGAGGGGCTCTTTCAGGGCCGTTCGCTCGAGGGGTTCGCGGCCGCCGCCATCTACGCGACCTGCCGGACCCGGTCGATCGCCCGGACGACCGACGAGATCGCCGAGACGGCCCGCGCCGACGGCGACGAACTCTCCGTCGCCTACGACGCGTTGAACCGCGAACTCGGGCTCCCGACCGGGCCGATCGATCCCGCCGAGTACCTGCCGCGATACGCCTCGAAACTCGAGGTCGGAACGGCCGTCGAGCAACGCGCCCGCGATCACGTCCAAACTCTGCTCGAGTCGGGACGGATCGGCGGGCGAAACCCGAGCGGCGTTGCGGCGGCCTGTCTCTACAAAGCCGCCGGGGAACGCGAGGACTGGCCCACGCTCACGCAGGCCACGGCGGCCGAGGTCGCCGACGTCGCGCCGGTGACGATCCGGTCGACCGTCGTCGATCTCAGGGAACTCGGGTCGGCCGAACTGGTATCCGCTCCGTCGGACTGA
- the thrC gene encoding threonine synthase codes for MSLSLSAEQPDQPADADEGVWLECIECGETFAPFDDVRYTCDDCDGLLEVRYAELPTFDDFEGEGVWRYADALPFEAGVSIQEGATPLYEVPRLEDEIGIEALRIKHEGMNPTGSFKDRGMTVGVKVAKELGVGRLACASTGNTSAALAAYGSRGGMQTLVLLPAGKVAAGKIAQASLHGARILEVDGNFDACLDIVQELAGQGEAYLLNSLNPFRLEGQKTIGLEILEGFLADYDAVPDRIVLPVGNAGNTSALYKAFRELVQAGALDEDDVPKLTGVQAEGAAPMVEAVENGADEVRRWEDVETRATAIRIGNPVNAPKALPGIRETDGTAVAVSDEEITEAQRDIAAEGIGVEPASAASVAGLRKLRAEGIVDDDERVACLTTGHLLKDPDAAAAAGSEPKSVPADTEGVLASLASEGSSDR; via the coding sequence ATGAGTCTCAGTCTCTCGGCCGAGCAACCCGACCAGCCTGCCGACGCCGACGAGGGCGTTTGGCTCGAGTGCATCGAGTGCGGCGAAACCTTCGCTCCGTTCGACGACGTCCGCTACACCTGCGACGACTGCGATGGCCTCCTCGAGGTCCGCTACGCCGAGCTGCCGACGTTCGACGACTTCGAGGGCGAGGGTGTCTGGCGCTATGCCGATGCCCTGCCGTTCGAGGCCGGCGTCTCGATTCAGGAAGGGGCGACCCCGCTGTACGAGGTCCCCCGTCTCGAGGACGAGATCGGGATCGAAGCGCTGCGGATCAAACACGAGGGGATGAACCCGACGGGGTCGTTCAAGGACCGCGGCATGACCGTCGGCGTCAAGGTCGCAAAAGAACTCGGCGTCGGCCGACTGGCCTGTGCTTCGACGGGCAACACCAGCGCCGCCCTGGCCGCCTACGGCTCCCGTGGCGGAATGCAGACGCTCGTCCTCTTGCCCGCGGGCAAGGTCGCCGCCGGCAAGATCGCACAGGCCAGCCTCCACGGAGCCCGCATTCTCGAGGTCGACGGCAACTTCGACGCCTGTCTCGACATCGTCCAGGAACTCGCGGGGCAGGGCGAGGCCTACCTGCTGAACTCGCTGAACCCCTTCCGGCTCGAAGGGCAGAAGACGATCGGCCTCGAGATTCTCGAGGGCTTTCTCGCCGACTACGACGCCGTCCCGGACCGAATCGTGCTGCCGGTCGGCAACGCCGGCAACACGTCGGCGCTGTACAAGGCCTTCCGCGAACTCGTCCAGGCCGGCGCACTCGACGAGGACGACGTCCCGAAACTGACCGGCGTGCAGGCCGAGGGGGCCGCGCCGATGGTCGAAGCGGTCGAGAACGGGGCCGACGAAGTACGGCGCTGGGAGGACGTCGAGACCCGCGCGACCGCGATCCGGATCGGGAACCCGGTCAACGCGCCGAAGGCACTGCCCGGTATCCGGGAGACCGACGGAACCGCCGTCGCGGTCTCCGACGAGGAGATCACCGAGGCCCAACGGGACATCGCTGCCGAGGGGATCGGCGTCGAACCGGCCTCCGCAGCCTCCGTCGCCGGCCTGCGAAAACTCCGAGCCGAGGGGATCGTCGACGACGACGAACGCGTCGCCTGTCTGACCACCGGCCACCTGCTCAAAGATCCCGACGCTGCCGCTGCGGCGGGGAGCGAACCCAAATCCGTGCCGGCCGACACTGAAGGAGTCCTCGCGAGTCTTGCGAGTGAGGGCTCGTCGGATCGATAG
- a CDS encoding helix-turn-helix domain-containing protein produces the protein MAEPPQHRLGELMEESNPAFEAVMSCVFGIEDHETRTYLVLCDRPGSTIAELATALERDRSTVNRSLSTLRDRGLVYRDRRLLDGGGDVYQYTATSLPEAKAMLHEALDAWTATVHDVIDEFDDGAD, from the coding sequence ATGGCCGAGCCCCCCCAGCATCGCCTCGGAGAACTGATGGAGGAATCGAACCCGGCGTTCGAAGCGGTGATGAGTTGCGTGTTTGGGATCGAGGATCACGAGACACGGACCTATCTCGTCCTGTGTGATCGGCCCGGGAGTACGATCGCGGAACTGGCCACGGCCCTCGAGCGCGACCGGAGTACGGTCAACCGGTCGCTGTCGACGCTCCGGGACCGCGGGCTCGTGTACCGGGACCGGCGGCTGCTCGACGGCGGCGGCGACGTCTACCAGTATACGGCCACGTCGCTGCCCGAGGCCAAGGCGATGCTCCACGAGGCCCTGGACGCCTGGACCGCGACGGTCCACGACGTGATCGACGAGTTCGATGACGGGGCCGACTGA
- the tnpC gene encoding IS66 family transposase has translation MSLGIGGSPESIDSAIRTENSTHLRQQLVVQKLENRLLRRQLAVKQQQIEVLETRLKRYENPNTPPSKQGGAAGSPGNGDSDKEENEDQGDDAGGDADAASDSSPGRDEGHEGTTRPPPEPEETIRVDQGYCPDCEQILSNPDSYISRTIIDIPLPIPTTVVEYELGKHRCSCGNEVVAEHPDCPETGRFGPNIMAQTALGRFHQRLPNRKQAELFDWELDTPISHRTIYNLTKRVADRLRPAYDDVKARIQESDVVYCDETGFPVDGEQHWAWTFVTDEEVLFWVDESRGSQVLEDVLGEDFAEDSTLSCDGWSAYPSYHTKLQRCWAHLLREAEYVAERYEEAERLSEELHALHDDLTAFDEEDPSASAREQKRAEASLHLEGLIREDYEAQEVKKLIEKIRNGLGHWLTFVTEPDVDSTNNRAERALREQVVLRKMFRTLRSAEGVQIHETITTMLATWKRRGLDPPEQLQSILGGEELSSG, from the coding sequence GTGTCGCTGGGGATTGGCGGATCGCCGGAATCGATAGATTCCGCGATCCGCACCGAGAACAGTACGCATCTCCGCCAGCAACTCGTAGTCCAAAAGCTCGAGAACCGCCTTCTCCGTCGTCAACTCGCTGTAAAGCAACAGCAGATAGAGGTACTTGAGACTCGCCTCAAGCGGTACGAAAACCCAAACACACCACCCAGTAAGCAGGGTGGCGCGGCTGGATCACCTGGCAACGGTGACAGCGACAAGGAAGAGAACGAAGACCAAGGGGACGACGCTGGCGGCGACGCTGACGCCGCCAGCGACTCCTCTCCAGGACGTGACGAAGGTCACGAAGGAACAACTCGACCGCCTCCGGAACCAGAGGAGACTATTCGAGTCGATCAGGGATATTGCCCAGACTGTGAGCAAATCCTCTCTAACCCGGACAGCTACATCTCACGGACGATTATCGACATACCTCTCCCTATTCCAACCACTGTCGTCGAGTACGAACTCGGCAAACACCGCTGTTCCTGTGGAAACGAAGTCGTTGCTGAACATCCTGACTGCCCGGAAACCGGGCGGTTTGGGCCAAATATCATGGCCCAAACCGCCCTCGGTAGGTTCCATCAGCGACTTCCAAACCGTAAACAGGCGGAGCTGTTTGACTGGGAGCTCGATACACCCATCTCTCATCGGACGATCTACAACCTGACCAAGCGGGTCGCAGACCGGCTGCGACCCGCGTATGACGATGTCAAAGCCCGTATTCAGGAAAGTGACGTCGTCTACTGCGATGAAACGGGCTTTCCTGTTGACGGAGAGCAACACTGGGCGTGGACGTTCGTTACTGACGAAGAAGTGCTGTTCTGGGTTGATGAGAGTCGTGGAAGCCAGGTGTTAGAGGACGTCCTCGGCGAGGACTTCGCCGAGGACTCAACGCTCAGCTGTGACGGTTGGTCAGCGTATCCGAGCTATCACACGAAGCTCCAGCGGTGCTGGGCACATCTGTTGCGGGAGGCGGAGTACGTTGCTGAACGGTACGAGGAAGCAGAGAGGTTGTCTGAGGAGTTACACGCTCTCCACGACGATTTAACGGCGTTCGACGAGGAGGATCCGTCCGCCTCCGCCCGCGAGCAAAAGCGGGCGGAGGCGTCGTTACATCTGGAAGGCCTGATCAGGGAAGACTACGAGGCACAGGAGGTCAAGAAGCTGATCGAGAAGATCAGGAACGGGTTAGGGCACTGGCTGACGTTCGTTACAGAGCCAGATGTCGATTCGACGAATAATCGCGCAGAGCGCGCTCTGCGCGAGCAAGTTGTGCTGCGGAAGATGTTCCGGACCCTCCGCTCAGCCGAAGGGGTCCAGATTCACGAGACGATCACGACCATGTTGGCCACGTGGAAACGACGAGGACTAGATCCGCCCGAACAGCTCCAGTCTATCCTCGGTGGAGAAGAACTCAGCTCAGGGTGA